In Hymenobacter gelipurpurascens, one DNA window encodes the following:
- a CDS encoding HU domain-containing protein produces the protein MQLSDHIRTLLRDHDCVIIPDFGGLIAEYEPARIHPVRHTLVPPAKRVAFNQSLTRNDGLLVDALSRALDVSTAQARQLVREAVLRMQEELETGQRAELRGIGLFRRAAGRGLEFEYTGSQNLLNASFGLPELVSRPIRATDAMMARERPAPAPLLSAARTSRATRAARKVAMVVIAGLVLSANYMAVDMLGYLPENWRISMPSVAQNEQPVQQPVMARQQAALASEMTAATPDPVREMLETPAPAVTPAVAKPTVAVAKKPVVAKPVARKPVVASVVASGAQKAPAKSAAKAKTKVPGWEKAAATNATSGAESATIKSRTGRYYIIAGSYTSLANAEKGRQALVRLGHPARVILPQAGSRQYKLSVADYADRTSADREAQAQRRRLGNTLWVLNY, from the coding sequence ATGCAGCTTTCCGACCATATCCGCACCCTGCTCCGCGACCATGACTGCGTCATCATCCCTGATTTCGGGGGGCTGATTGCTGAGTACGAGCCGGCCCGGATTCATCCAGTGCGCCATACCCTGGTGCCGCCCGCCAAACGCGTAGCATTCAACCAGTCCCTGACCCGCAACGACGGGCTGCTGGTAGATGCCCTGAGCCGGGCCCTGGACGTAAGCACTGCCCAAGCCCGCCAGCTGGTGCGCGAAGCCGTGCTGCGGATGCAGGAAGAACTCGAAACCGGCCAACGTGCCGAGCTGCGGGGCATTGGCTTATTCCGCCGTGCCGCTGGCCGAGGCCTAGAGTTTGAGTACACGGGTTCGCAAAATCTGCTAAATGCCAGCTTTGGCCTGCCCGAACTAGTGTCTAGACCTATCCGGGCGACGGATGCCATGATGGCTCGGGAGCGGCCCGCCCCAGCTCCACTGCTGTCGGCGGCGCGTACTTCGCGGGCAACCCGCGCCGCCCGCAAGGTGGCCATGGTTGTAATTGCGGGCCTCGTGCTGTCAGCTAACTATATGGCCGTCGATATGCTGGGCTATCTGCCTGAAAACTGGCGAATTTCGATGCCAAGTGTAGCGCAGAATGAGCAACCAGTGCAGCAGCCGGTAATGGCACGTCAGCAAGCGGCCTTGGCCTCTGAAATGACAGCGGCAACACCCGATCCGGTACGCGAAATGCTGGAAACTCCTGCTCCAGCTGTTACGCCTGCTGTTGCAAAGCCTACCGTAGCAGTTGCCAAGAAACCAGTTGTTGCAAAGCCCGTTGCTCGTAAGCCAGTAGTGGCTTCTGTAGTTGCCTCCGGTGCGCAGAAAGCACCGGCTAAATCTGCCGCAAAAGCGAAGACAAAGGTGCCCGGCTGGGAAAAAGCAGCGGCTACCAATGCAACTTCTGGTGCTGAATCCGCGACAATTAAAAGCCGTACGGGCCGTTACTACATCATTGCTGGCAGCTATACCAGTCTGGCCAATGCCGAAAAAGGTCGTCAGGCCCTCGTACGGCTAGGCCACCCCGCCCGGGTTATTTTGCCCCAGGCCGGTAGCCGCCAGTATAAGCTCTCCGTAGCCGATTACGCTGACCGCACGTCGGCCGATCGGGAGGCGCAGGCACAGCGCCGCCGTTTAGGAAATACACTTTGGGTACTTAACTACTAG
- a CDS encoding MotA/TolQ/ExbB proton channel family protein, producing MTLLTLLLQVPAGAAAAPAASPAAADSAATAANAAANAASGLSLIDLIFAGGWIMVPLFLLLFVSVYIILERYITIRKAGAVSESFMPGIRGLMVKGDLQGAKMLCAQNSTPLARMIEKGIRRIGLPLKEIETSVENVGKIEIARLEKNINVLGIVAGIAPMLGFVGTIIGVIKIFYAISSTGDFGIAQISGGLYTKMVTSAAGLIVGIVAHVGYHWLSIMVERMVFRMENSAIEFMDILQDN from the coding sequence ATGACGCTTCTCACCTTGCTGCTGCAAGTGCCCGCTGGGGCCGCAGCAGCTCCCGCGGCTTCTCCCGCCGCCGCTGACTCTGCCGCCACTGCTGCCAACGCGGCCGCCAACGCTGCCTCCGGACTTTCCCTCATCGACCTGATCTTTGCCGGCGGCTGGATCATGGTTCCGCTGTTTCTGCTGCTCTTCGTTTCGGTGTATATTATTCTGGAGCGCTACATCACCATCCGCAAGGCGGGCGCAGTTTCCGAGTCGTTTATGCCCGGCATCCGGGGCCTAATGGTGAAGGGAGACCTGCAAGGCGCTAAAATGCTCTGCGCTCAGAATTCCACACCGCTGGCGCGCATGATCGAGAAAGGTATCCGTCGTATTGGTTTGCCGCTCAAGGAAATTGAAACGAGTGTCGAGAACGTTGGCAAAATTGAAATTGCCCGCCTCGAGAAAAACATCAACGTACTAGGCATTGTGGCCGGTATCGCGCCCATGCTCGGTTTCGTGGGTACCATCATCGGTGTTATCAAGATCTTCTACGCCATCAGCTCCACCGGCGACTTTGGTATTGCCCAGATTTCGGGTGGTCTGTACACCAAAATGGTGACCTCGGCGGCTGGTCTGATTGTGGGCATCGTGGCCCACGTAGGCTACCACTGGCTCAGCATCATGGTGGAGCGCATGGTCTTTCGCATGGAGAACTCGGCCATCGAGTTCATGGACATTCTGCAGGACAACTAG
- a CDS encoding bifunctional folylpolyglutamate synthase/dihydrofolate synthase yields MTYRETLDFLYNQLPMFQRVGEAGYKPGLGNTEAVAELTGHPERRFRSVHVAGTNGKGSSSNLLAAVLQAAGYKVGLYTSPHLREFTERIKVNGQDLAPEYLVEWVARWWPQFEKVQPSFFEMCVALCFSYFAEQQVDIAIVEVGLGGRLDSTNIIQPLVSLITNISLDHQNLLGDTLPKIAGEKAGIIKSGVPAIISQTQLEVQPVFVEKAATEGATLLFADQAYQVALTRPAAPDEDVQHLRVTHNGELYLDNLELALAGDYQRLNLPGVLAVLEELRQQGFVIPEAAVRTGLREVRRLTGFRGRWTILGRRPLVVCDTGHNEAGLRFVTEQLARLPYNRLHFVLGVVNDKDVTKMLGLLPREATYYFCQASIPRALPATELAERAAGLGLLGQVYGPVVAAVAAARAAAAADDVVFIGGSTFVVAEIEEL; encoded by the coding sequence ATGACTTACCGCGAAACCCTCGACTTTCTGTACAACCAGCTCCCTATGTTTCAGCGCGTGGGCGAGGCGGGGTATAAGCCGGGGCTGGGCAATACGGAAGCGGTAGCCGAACTCACCGGACACCCCGAGCGCCGGTTTAGGAGCGTACATGTGGCGGGCACCAACGGCAAGGGCAGCAGCTCCAATTTGCTGGCGGCGGTACTGCAGGCGGCTGGCTACAAGGTAGGCCTATACACCTCACCGCACCTGCGCGAATTCACGGAACGCATTAAGGTAAACGGCCAGGATCTGGCGCCCGAGTATCTGGTGGAATGGGTGGCGCGCTGGTGGCCGCAGTTTGAAAAGGTGCAGCCTTCCTTCTTTGAAATGTGTGTGGCCCTCTGCTTTTCGTACTTCGCGGAGCAGCAAGTGGATATCGCCATTGTGGAGGTAGGCCTAGGCGGAAGGCTCGATTCCACGAACATTATTCAGCCACTCGTTTCCCTGATAACCAACATCAGCCTCGACCACCAGAACCTGCTCGGCGATACGCTGCCCAAAATAGCCGGGGAGAAGGCCGGTATTATCAAGTCTGGTGTGCCCGCCATTATCAGCCAAACCCAGCTGGAAGTGCAGCCAGTATTCGTGGAAAAAGCGGCGACTGAAGGAGCCACGTTGCTATTTGCCGATCAGGCGTACCAAGTGGCGCTTACACGGCCCGCTGCCCCTGATGAGGATGTGCAGCACCTCCGCGTAACACATAACGGAGAACTGTACCTCGATAACCTGGAACTGGCCCTGGCCGGCGACTATCAACGGCTAAACCTGCCCGGTGTGCTGGCGGTGTTAGAGGAGTTGCGCCAGCAAGGCTTTGTTATTCCGGAAGCGGCCGTACGCACTGGCCTACGCGAGGTGCGCCGCCTCACCGGGTTTCGAGGGCGATGGACGATTCTGGGGCGCCGGCCGCTGGTTGTCTGCGATACCGGCCACAACGAGGCTGGCCTGCGCTTTGTGACGGAGCAGTTGGCGCGCCTGCCGTACAACCGGCTGCACTTTGTGCTGGGCGTTGTCAATGACAAAGACGTGACGAAGATGCTGGGACTCTTGCCGCGTGAAGCAACCTATTACTTCTGCCAGGCGAGCATTCCGCGGGCGTTGCCGGCTACGGAGCTGGCCGAGCGGGCTGCAGGGCTAGGCCTGCTAGGCCAGGTGTACGGGCCTGTAGTCGCCGCCGTGGCCGCAGCACGGGCTGCTGCTGCCGCCGATGATGTGGTGTTCATTGGGGGCAGTACCTTTGTAGTGGCCGAGATTGAGGAGCTGTAA
- a CDS encoding energy transducer TonB, whose product MATEYREEHRREALLGTVLIHAALAALFIFTVFKGPDPPLETLGGDGVELNYGVDEVGSGDIQSQAPANESKNREDSRPPAAQPDPTPPRPVAQPEPTPPSQERVVTSEAEESPVTVPPTPKPAPVKEEVKPEPPRPKVDQRAVFTPKANRADGGGNGVNGTSNAPTGNNNGDNPGTVGDKGDPRGTYGGTAYSGEPGSGGKGSSPGSGGLEMSGWAVVSKPNVSALDNNSGFVRYRIKINAEGEVESVAKVSGNVSPAQDRACRDALEKVEFRRTSSAEGGATGFYTFRFTVQ is encoded by the coding sequence ATGGCAACTGAATATCGTGAGGAACATCGGCGCGAAGCCCTGCTAGGTACCGTGCTGATTCATGCGGCGCTGGCGGCGCTGTTCATCTTTACTGTTTTCAAAGGCCCCGATCCGCCTCTCGAAACGTTGGGTGGCGACGGTGTAGAACTAAACTACGGCGTAGATGAAGTGGGCTCCGGCGACATCCAGAGCCAGGCGCCTGCCAACGAATCGAAGAACCGCGAAGACAGCCGCCCGCCCGCCGCGCAGCCTGATCCTACGCCGCCTAGGCCAGTAGCGCAGCCCGAGCCCACGCCGCCCAGCCAGGAGCGCGTAGTGACCAGCGAGGCCGAAGAAAGCCCCGTAACGGTACCGCCCACGCCTAAGCCGGCTCCGGTAAAAGAAGAGGTGAAGCCAGAGCCGCCGCGCCCGAAAGTAGATCAGCGGGCCGTGTTCACGCCCAAAGCCAACCGCGCAGATGGCGGCGGTAATGGCGTAAATGGTACCAGCAATGCACCCACCGGCAACAACAATGGCGACAACCCCGGCACCGTAGGCGATAAAGGCGACCCCCGCGGCACATACGGTGGCACGGCTTACTCCGGTGAGCCTGGCAGTGGTGGCAAAGGGAGCAGCCCCGGCAGCGGTGGCCTAGAAATGTCGGGCTGGGCCGTGGTAAGCAAGCCCAACGTATCGGCGTTGGATAACAACTCGGGCTTTGTACGCTACCGGATCAAAATTAATGCGGAAGGCGAAGTGGAGTCCGTTGCTAAAGTTTCCGGCAACGTGTCGCCAGCCCAGGACCGCGCCTGCCGCGACGCATTGGAGAAAGTAGAATTTCGTCGTACCAGCTCCGCCGAGGGCGGCGCTACCGGCTTCTACACCTTCCGCTTCACAGTCCAATAG
- a CDS encoding ExbD/TolR family protein — protein MDLSRRRKLSSHVETSSMNDIMFFLMLFFLIVSTMVNPNVIKLMLPNARSGKQAMKQPITVSVDASGQYFIDRTPIAPAQLETELAQRVQGLESPTAVLRVDASLNVQKLVDILEIGNRLKIKMVMATQAQQSSGK, from the coding sequence ATGGACCTCAGCCGGCGCCGTAAGCTTTCTTCCCACGTCGAGACCAGCTCGATGAACGACATCATGTTCTTCCTGATGCTGTTCTTCCTGATTGTCTCGACGATGGTGAACCCGAACGTCATCAAGCTCATGCTGCCCAATGCCCGCTCGGGCAAGCAGGCCATGAAGCAGCCCATCACGGTATCGGTAGATGCCAGCGGGCAGTATTTTATTGACCGTACGCCCATTGCTCCCGCGCAGCTGGAAACCGAGCTGGCCCAGCGCGTGCAGGGCCTCGAAAGCCCCACGGCCGTGCTGCGCGTCGATGCTTCCCTGAACGTGCAGAAGCTGGTGGATATCCTGGAAATAGGAAATCGTCTGAAAATCAAGATGGTCATGGCCACGCAGGCACAGCAATCATCGGGTAAGTAG